The DNA sequence CTTTATTTCAATTGTTTATCAgtgtttctatttttcttctatttttctagtTCATATGTGTTGTTTCTTCTTATAATGAAACTATAGTTATCCATGTCTAATCCAATATCTTaagtatctattttttatttattttttccttaTGGTTTGAATAAAAAGCCATAAGAACTAATGATAATACTTATATGCACTATTTGAAAATGTGTCTTCTGCTGACAAAACAACAATTGCTCCTCATGCAAGTTAAGAGCTGTACATAGAATTTGAACAGAACATGAACAATGAGACTAGAGCCATTATTGGTGGTAAAATATAATATCTAGAACTTAACAGTTTTTTGTTTATGCTTTTTTATTATCAACCATAAAATGGACTGTGCTGCATTATAACTTAACAGTTTTTCATACTCATTGGGGTTTGTGATGTCTCAGTTGATATATATTATATCTGCATTCTACATCTTAATACATGGTTGAAGTGAAGTAATTAATTGCTTGGCCATATGAAACCTTTATCCTTTTATTCATTTGTTTGTAATTTTGGTCAATTGTTTTCGGAATGAAGTAATCGACTGTTGTTGCATCAGTCTTAGTGATGCTGCTGTCATATGCTGGACATGATATTTATCTAGTTGATTTTTCTGCCTTTGCTTCGTTTAAATGGGAATTGCTGATGCCTTCTTAGACCTAGTGAGTAGTGGGACCACACTGAGAGAAAATAATTTGAAGGAAATTGAAGGTAGAACTGTGTTGGAAAGCCAGGTTAGCAAccattaacttttatttttagcCTTGACTATCATGATCTATTAGTCTCAAGAACAATATGAAGTTCCAGCCTCCGGATGACTACTTCTGCATTTGCCTTGATAAATTATCTCTCAATCTGACAATTGAATTTCCTCCATGCTGTTCTTGTTGCAAGCAGAAAATTAATGATCCAACGGACAGGAGTACTGGAAATGACACATGAGATACTAGAAAGATTAGAGGCACATCTGAGGGCCATTGGGCAGTTTTCGGTGCATATAATTCATTGTGTATCTCATTGCTCAAAATCTAATGTCTGATGCCATTTTCATTGTATTTGCTAATTTTGTACTTGGCAGGTCACTGCAAACATGAAGGGAAGCAGTGCAGAGGAAGTAGCTAAGAAAGTATTGAGTCAACCATCATTATATGGGTTCCAGGTGTGATTTGGAATGAATCCCttactttcatttttcattttcttcgCTGGTGGGAGCTTTCCTTACTGCATTTGCTTTTTGCGTTAGCAAAGTTTGTCATATACTATAAGTAGTATCATTATTTTTTCACTACAATTTGTTCTCAATTTTAAGAGGAACAGGTGATTATCTTTTGCAGGGACGCACTATAAGTCTTGTTTTTTGGAAACGGGATAGGAAGGTGAAAGCAGACTACTATGCCATAGTGATAAGTGTACCCAAGAAGGCACTATACAAGTCTATACAGCAGCTAAGAGCGGTGAGCTTTTACATTATTTTCAAAGCATCTGTTTTGGATTTCATATGAAGCCTTGTTATTCTGAATGACACAAGTCCAAATAACCCAATTATATTTGGAGCCTGTTTGGGAAGTAGCAaaagctattttttttatttttgaattatgaaaagtcaCAATACGCGTGTTTAGCACCATTTTAAAGAAAAGctcttaatttttcaaaaaattaatgcaCAACTTTTTGTACAGCTTGCTATCACTACCAGAAATGCGGTGATTAGCCACGGAAAAAACCGTGGCTAAAATCAAGAAAATCCGTGGCAACTAAGCGTTAACAACGAATACGTTTCCGTGGCTAACAAGGGCGACACCTTTTCAGTTAGCCACGGTTTTCAGCCGGTTAGCCACAGTTTTATGACCCATGAAGACATCTGAATAGCCACGGTTTTTACGTTATTGGCCACACTCTGAACTGTGGCTAAATGACAACAGTGTAACCAACAAGTATAGTTTTGCCACAATTTTTTCGTGGCTAATATTGACAGGTTGGGCTTTTTTGCCACATTTTTTCTGTGGGTAAACATTGTTGGGTTATTTAGCCATGGTTTTTCTGtggtaaaaaaaaaacatgcacaaAAAATATTTGACAGGCTGGATTTTTTTTCCACGTTTTTTTCCGTGGCCAATATTATGGGCTATTTACCAACACATAAATCCgtagctaattttttttaatttaaaaaaaaaactctcaaCCATAATTaccaattgaatattttttttaaaattgatattgcatatatatatatatatatatatatatatatatatatatatatactaacatattaaaataatattttaacaataaaaacaaTCAAAGCAACGATAATaactattaaaacaaaaaaaatagcaaaataagtAATAACGGTAAATTAAAGcatatgcattgttcatatatatagtaaagaaataaaaaaaatcaagttcTATAATTCTGTACgacaaaaaataaaagtatctCTAATAACAGTATAAActagatataaattaaaattaaaataaacatgaCATGAGGTATCATTCTGACTGAATGTGTGGCACAAAATCAGAGAAGGTAGGTACTTCATCACCGTATTTTTGTTGTAGAAATCTGTGGAGAGTTGCCCCTTGATCTTTAGCTTCTTGAAGTTGCCTCTCTAAATCTGCAACATGCTGTTGCGATGTACTGCTAGGACCTCCGCATATTGCCCCTCCAAAGATGCGCTTTGACTTACCAAAACCACTGGGACATGCAGCATTACTAAAGCCACGTACTCACTTACCATTCCCAAGACCACAAACTTTTCCAATTGCATCATCCGGATGAGCCAAGACTTTTGAATGAATACCTTCAGTGGCAGCACGCTCTTGATCTTCAGACAAATGCTCTGCTATTTTTTCCTACAAACAAATGCACATCGCATTGGAGTAGAGTATTGACATAATCAaggcatataaaaaaatatatagccATATAAACAAAAATTGAGACACTCACAGCTAATCGTTGTCCTTCCCCGCTTACATAACTCCCATCTTTCTTTAGCAAAGTTGATAAAATAATCTCGCTTCGACATACAGACCTTCCCAATTTTTCTCCTAATACAATAAATAGAATATTAAAGGTAatcacaaatttaattaaaaccgCTAATTTTATAGGAATAGTATAACGGTACTAgactcaataataaaaaaaataataccatCTGAGTTACTCTTCTAGCATTGCTTTTACTTCCACCggcatgtgaaactataagcttCTCACGATTTCTGGCGTTTTGCAAACATTGTTTCTATGATTTTCAAGAACAAGAAACTAGTAAATAAATGTTATCAGatatctataataaatattcaataaaaaataaaaaagcatagATTAATTATTTACCTTTGTTTTAGGATCCATATAATGATCCACAAAAGCAGTCCATTCAACAGGCGATATGTCTGAGGGATTTGCAGCCAGAATTTCTGCCTTTTTTTGTTAGGAAAGAAGTATTCTCCTCGTAAATTATACTTATGGGCCTTCCATCTATCACCTAAGGTCTTCAGAGCCCATTTGACGCCAGCAgcataatcaaactcaaaatttttctTGAAATATTTCATAGAGGAgatcaattattaaaaaatatgcgATTTGATAACCATACTGCAGATTATATCTTAGagagataatattttaaaaaaaagacttTTTAAAGCTAATCCTAACCCGTGTTTATTGTAGTTTATCCACTTCTGAAACATTCATAACAGTGTACTATAACACAATGTTGTGTCAGAAAGCTGTCTAGCCCGAACGGCagatatttgaaaagaaaaaagattaaaTGGATGATGCATAACAAACACCTACTTATAAGTTTTTATAATGAACATTCTTGCTGTAATGTGATCATAAACATGTGTGAACAAAAAAAGGAAGGAATCCAATATACAAGCCTAGTTGCAAGAAAACTCACCACCTCAAATACATAGCCCCTTTTGAATTCTGCTAGGGTAGAGCTAAAGTTTTTCTGATTGTAATTTTATCAATTTTCATCAAACTGAGACAACTATATATCTTAACAAAATTTTTCTCTCAAGTATTTCGAATTCCAAATATTAATTTCAAAACATTCATGAAATTAGCAATTGGAATGGGAAAAGAAATCCAGGAAGTGTATCCTAACTCCTAAGAATGAAATGCAACTAACTTGATAATATTGATAGCAATAGCATATAACCTGCAGCAGTACCTGTGTAATACCTAATCAATTCATAAAACATAGGCAATGGCATCTTGTTATAGCTTACTTAAAGTACCTCCAAATGAATCTATCTACACTAAGATTTCAGCTCTTACACAATTTCTTTTTAAtaagaaataacaataataaacagaaaatgcaAACCTAAATAGAGGCAAGCTAGGAGCTAAATTAGGATGACAACAAATCAATAAAAATGCACATCAAAGTGAAATAAACTTACTTCAATAAGTTTCCACCGTCTTTTTGTCTTATCCCATCTTTTGATTGATATGGGACAAAATATAATTCGACGAGCTACTTGACCAAGAAATCTCACAAACGGGTTCGAGCCGTTATCTCGACCTTGTCCATCTGCATCCAACTCCATCAtaactttttcactttttttcaaGGTCCAATCTTGAATCGCTGTCATCTTGCGAGTGATGATTTCTTCAGTAGAGGTGTCTGAATTAATGGAAGAACGTCAAgtcaaattaaaccaaaattaaaaaaagaaaaacaaaacggtataaatgacaaaaattaattgcacaacacacacacacacacacacacaattaAACAAGTGCGGCTTTAATGAAACAGGAAATTAGATTATATGGTTCAAGGCTATTCTACCAACTTGAATGCCGAATGAATTAAAATGTCATTAATAACATTTATTGTTctcaatcaataaaaatacacatAACACAGATAGAACTATCATATCTAAAACTCTGAATCCCTCTTCATAAATATATagcctttctctttctttctttcttttatttattatttatcattattttagtatataataGTAGCCATTGATACAAATAATCTTACAATCTAAGTATGATTGTCTGGgataataacaatatataatagaaattagatttctcaataaaattaaattctgaCATAAATCTGagagaagaaaattaaagaaactaaaattcgtattaaaataaaaaaatactaataatttctaaaaaagaATGATAAGAATTTAATAAAGCCACATCGTGATTCATTTtctaaaatcatttttttttaatgttttattttattttgtctttgattaaaATAATGAAAGGTGACTattggtattttctttttctttgatcagGGACAATTGATAAAGTTATAAATAACAaactataataattaattaaccatAACAATGAAAAGCAGGGACTTATTTAAGTCCAAATTCAAGTATGGTCCAAATTTTtaacttacaaaaaaaattaaaccgcCTAATTAACACTtccattcaaaaattaatttcagttaATACTTAATATAAAGAGACAAATTACTGCAAACTATCCTATTGATTAGCCAAGAGACTTCAAGACCTGATTGGACATAGAGTACAATACAACAGGTgtccatttttaaaaatttccaCCTAACTTCTATATGTATAGAAAAAAATTACATTCTACACCATAGAATTCACCatccaataattttaaaatatatttatagttaCACATATCCAAGAGAAGATAGGAAATTCACAAATATGCTTTGTGTAGAGCAAACATAGAAGAAACCAAAACTAAAGGGAACAAAAACTGAGTTgtgtaaattaaaaaaacaagatgagaaaaaaaactaGCCAGCACAAAGTCAATAAATTGGACTCAAAGAGAAGTTAGAGTTTGAATAAACCTATCTTTGACCTTCACAAGCACTGGCtcattttcatctcttttattcttagGTGCAACAGGTTCTAGTACATCAACACCACTTTGATTTAACATCTCCGTCTCTGAAATTTTATTCCCATCATCATTGAGACTTATTTGTTCCAACCCATCTTCCGAACTCAAGTTTATGTCTTCACTTTGTCTTCGTAGCTCTTCAAGGATTGATTGTCTGAAAATATTACGTTTATGCTTCATAGTATACTAAATGCCTGCAACACAAAGTCATAGACAGCGTAAAAAGAattcagaaaaaataaaaattaaataaaatagtgaCATAAAATAGTTCATATAATTGAAACACAAGAAgtcaaataacataaaaaaaagtttCATAAATGTCTCTACATTTAACTATATTAAACATTACTAAGCATAATTCAATACAGCATATTTAGTAAGTCAATTATAGAGCATATTTAACAAGTCAAACTTAAATTCAAATTCAGAATATTTTCAAAGTTTCATCATTAATAATTGAAAGAAATCACTCATGTCCAACCATACTAAATCAATGATTTCTTGCTTAGAAAATGGTAAATATATATTTGATTCGGTTGGATAATGTTCCTCTGACCTTCTATAATCTCTTAAGTATTAAACCCAAACATGAACATCAAGAGTACTGACTCATATAACTAGATTCAAGAATATATGATTCATGAGGAATGTCGCAAGATACTGCCTATCATATGAGCAATGTGAATAAAGTTAACGATGTAAGTGCTACTGAAAATTACAATTTGTGCCGCataaatgataaattatttaAGGTCTTCCTGGTCAAGGTTTGAGTAGTTTGCCGTGATCATGCAAGAGAAGataacaacaatatataataaaatcaaAGCTTAAATCAATAATTCGAGGGATGAAAGGAAATTTTTgcagtaaataaaaaattttgaaaatatgaacaaCTATATCCACTTTCATAGTAACTAGTTTAATAGAAGTAAATTTTATATCACTAAATGGGATTAGCATTCATTTTATTATATAAGTAAATTGAAAAGCCTAATATAGAAAAAATCCCCGTCAATGTAGTAATGATGACTACGATTCCATTATGTGTTAGTGATATCAAACTATTTGCTTAAAACGTCACACATAATATGCATCATGTTAGAGAGAAAATTACCGTATTAGGGATTCAAGTGCTAGGTTGCTGCTAGTATTGTGCCGATCTTGGATTTGCTATTGATGCTCTATACGAGGCAGGCAATAAAAGGATAATTCATTACAACATCAAACCAAATAATACAGACACATGTCCATTTCTAAACTATCATCTAATCCCTTCATTTTTTCTGAAATACAGAAATaccagataaaataaaaatttacaaagGATCAAATTTGGAAAAAAAACATGCAGAAGTTCATGTTGTTGACGACAAGGATGTTGAGCAGTGTGACCGAGTAAGAGCTGCGACATGTGAGCGCAAAGCACGACTGTGAAGGTCACCTAAAGTGCACTGTCGGAGGCTGCCAGAGGTGCGAGGTCTGAGATCGGAGGAGGTGGGCACAGGCAGGAGGTACAACAGCGTCAGCCAGTGAGAGCTGTGACATCCGCCAAGAATGCACATTAATCTTGTTACACCAAATATCGGAGGCCACATCGAGTGTGTGTTGCAACGAGGAGAATGGAGAAGCAGAAGCCATCTCCGATGCAAATTTGATGCTTCCACAGCATTCAAGCAAGTCACGCTCTTCCATAGTAATCCAGGTCGAATCTTTTCTGCAAGGTCGTGCGATTGTCATTTTGTGTGACCTAAATagtaacaaatacatcaagatttaaaagcataattagccatattttttataattaggaaAATTAATCAGAttcatataaacaaataaaagattgAAAAATCATTGAAATATACTAACAAAAAATTAGTTCTCATTCACTTCACACCCCAATTCAAATCATGCTCCTCATCAGAAGGAGTTAAACTATACTAACATATTATCATTGTATATAGAAGTAGCCATCAAAATTAAGAGTTAAAGATGAAATTCAAGACAGAATTAAAACCTGACCATAAAGAAATTTTGTATGTTCTTTATTATTTGTATTTcttacctttttattttttactatttagtTATGGTGGAGTTAAATTTTGATTTACATACTTAAGAATACAGACACAAGAGTCATAACAATCATCACCAAACTATTGAAAGAGAATTCAATGCTACAATAATGATCCAtcatatatatgaaaaaatataactgatataaaaagtaatttttagtcacaagtaatttataaaattagtttCTTTTTGTACTCTTTTGTACTCTTCTTATAATTTTAACCTATATAACATGGATCATGATTATTGTAGCATTGAATTCTCTTCTAATAATTTGATGATGATTGTAGTGACTATTGTATCTGTACTCTCAAGTATGCATCTCAAATAGGATCAAAATTTAATTCcaccataaataaataataaaaaattaaagggtAATAAATACAAACATAACCACCATAAATAAATAGGAAAGAATAAATTGCATTTGGCCAGAAAGAACATCGACAGAAAAAATGTGCATGGTAAAAATGAAAGAAAGAGTGAAATTACAAATCATGATCCGCATCTAATTTTTGTATCGCTAATGAACAACATAACCACACTGAGAAATTACTATTGAATCAAGAAGCGAAAATTAACCATTTTAGCAGAATGTGTGAAAATTGTAAATCATGAAtaacatctaaaattaaataattaacataccTTAGAAATTCTCAATGGCAGCATTGGGAAGGAGAAGAAACCAACTATCAGGATTCCTAAAAAAAATTGCACCCTAATATTTATCTGAGGTTAATTACGatttaaatttaagaaaaagatgaactgtataaaaatattttgaaagggTTAGAGGGAATGACCAAATTAAGCGCGGAATTGGAAGTAGACATCGTTCCATTTTGTCACGTTGATCACTGGGTCTGTGGCAAATGAGAAACCTATCTCAAATTGGCCACGGACAAACGAGAACGTCGGAAAACTCCGCAAAATTTGGCCATAGAGATATAATACGTTGCAATTAGTTACCACGGTCATTGAACTTTGCCACTGTTTCTCGTTCGTGGGTACCTTCCCATTGGTAACTCCCGTGTTTTTGGTagtgtattatttttataattagttatagCAAATACTTGACCCCAATAAAGGAGGAGGGAGTTCTAAtaggattaaaaagaagaaaacagcaACAAAATATGCATTCACACACATTTcacatttgttttttatttttacctaccatatcatacacaataaaacAGCAAACACTAACTACACAATAATTTCTTTAGCATTGCCATCAAGATCTTTGTGAAAGAATTTTTTTGCTATTCACCACATACAAGAACACCCTTATGGGTGAGGTGAAGTAGAAGAACCAGTTTCTGATGATATTACATAGGAAAAACTAAATACTGAAAGTGCTAGAAAAATAGAACTAATAAGAGAAtaaataaagaatcaattgcataattgattgtaatcttagtgattaaattatttaaaatcaacattcaatattgaaaagtatttgttatcatcgttattttaatatatattttcttgtgtagaaaaattgtattttttgagttatttatccaaacgctacaactttaaaataagtacttctacaactaaaaatcaagatacaaaataacttatttataagctgctattaataaaagtccttctACTTTAAACTCTTctttcaaaagaacttatttaagttatttattcaaATTGGACCTTGGTTTGGGATAAAATGTTAGTCTACATGATGTATTACTGTCACTAGCAGTGGCTAGCATTACTACATGGACTTGGTATAAAACAGTGACTATGTGAATTTCCTTTCATCTATGATTCTCATACTCATTTTCATATTGATTACATTCGTTTAATGCAGATTGGTGGCAGTGGCGTTCTTATATCACCCTTGACCTACATTTTTTATGAGGAAATGCCAAGATGGTGTCAGCTACCTTCTGAACTTGGACTGTAGCCATTTATGATCAATGGATGAAACCTTTTTCATATATTATGGACATAGAAGTGCAACGACTTTGATGAAAGCTGCAAAGTACACCCCCATTCAGAATTAGAAACTAAAAATGCATTTCTTGATCTTTATTTATAGCAAATTCTGGATTGATATTGGTTGGAAGTTTTGTAGCGAGCAAGCCTgtattttcttcctttttgtcTCTCTTTAGTACTTGTTAATAATATGGATAAAGAAGTGAGTTCGTTTTCTTGGTAGCTTTTGTTTTTCGTTTACTTCTCTAGTTGAAAAAGTCGAGTTAAAGTTGAAGGTTCAATTGCTATGAAATATAGCTTTGGTGTTGTATTTTTTaactttctattatattttttaacaatggCTTAAAATAGATCAATTATATCTTATAAATCTAGGATATGTTTCACTCTTGTTCATTTTTTGGATCAAGTTATATTGTATTTATCATACTCAGCAATAATTAGTAACCAATATAAGAACTTAGTAATATAGAATTGTAATATGTAGAAGAAGGATAAATTAGTGTATAAACTCATGAAAAATAGCTTAGTAATTTGTCTTTCAAAGAAAATagcaaaaatatccaaaaagatAATTCCTCACTCCCAAATATCTTCATGCTCTGCTTCCACCGTGCTCCTATATTTCCAAGCATTCTCTTGGATTACGAGACATAAATTGTTGTACTCCTCTAAAACCAAATCCACGGCAAGTCTTATTCGTGTAAAGTCGTTAATCTGATTAGAGCatcaataatataattctaattagAAGTATGttgaaaaaattatgttaaaaatacttTGTTATAAATATTACCTGAATATTGAAGTCATCTCGTAAAGTACATTCTCTCATCCAACTAGTCACCCAAACTCTGCTATCATTCCTAAGATATAAAGTATTCAACAAAtagttattatatacatataagatATAAACTATTGAATTTGTTAtgatattcaataaaaaaaattgagaaga is a window from the Arachis hypogaea cultivar Tifrunner chromosome 17, arahy.Tifrunner.gnm2.J5K5, whole genome shotgun sequence genome containing:
- the LOC112765946 gene encoding ATP phosphoribosyltransferase 2, chloroplastic-like; translated protein: MGIADAFLDLVSSGTTLRENNLKEIEGRTVLESQAVLVASRKLMIQRTGVLEMTHEILERLEAHLRAIGQFSVTANMKGSSAEEVAKKVLSQPSLYGFQGRTISLVFWKRDRKVKADYYAIVISVPKKALYKSIQQLRAIGGSGVLISPLTYIFYEEMPRWCQLPSELGL